CACGCCGCCGCTGCCGAAGCTCCGGGACTACTGGAAGCCTACCAACGCCTGCACGAACTATTTCAAGAAAGCTCTTTCAACGAAGAGGAACTCACCGTCGTCTGGCAAACAATCAACGTCGAGCATGCTTGCCACTACTGTGTGCCAGCTCACACCTACATTGCCAATGCAATGGGAGTGGATCCCTCGATCACCGAAGCCCTACGCAATCAAACACGATTGGAAAACGACAAGCTGCAAGCACTCCACGAAACGACACTCGCGATCGTTCGTAATCGTGGACATCTGAGCGAAGACGAAGCGCGCGCGTTCTTTGACGCCGGCTACGGCCCGCGCCAGCTCTTGGAAATCGTGCTCGGTCTCTCACAGAAGGTGATCAGCAACTATGTCAATCACTTGGCCGAAACACCCATCGATGCCCCCTTCCAACGCTTCGCCTGGAAACCATCGGC
The nucleotide sequence above comes from Coraliomargarita algicola. Encoded proteins:
- a CDS encoding carboxymuconolactone decarboxylase family protein, with amino-acid sequence MTTLHNIESAPAASKPLLENSVKAFGMIPNLHAAAAEAPGLLEAYQRLHELFQESSFNEEELTVVWQTINVEHACHYCVPAHTYIANAMGVDPSITEALRNQTRLENDKLQALHETTLAIVRNRGHLSEDEARAFFDAGYGPRQLLEIVLGLSQKVISNYVNHLAETPIDAPFQRFAWKPSA